A window from Gossypium raimondii isolate GPD5lz chromosome 7, ASM2569854v1, whole genome shotgun sequence encodes these proteins:
- the LOC105768693 gene encoding GDSL esterase/lipase At3g27950 → MIMEEHWKLVYVIGILALGFAVKSNADGSISCGFPAIYNFGDSNSDTGGISATLNEILPPNGETFFGHPAGRASDGRLIIDFIAEGIKLPYLSAYMDSIGTNFRHGANFATGGSSVRPPGFSPFNLGIQISQFIQFKARTTTLYNQLSLNRRIPLSISNLPRPAEFSQALYTFDIGQNDLGHGFQTMSEKQVRDSIPDIVGELSKAIHILYKEGARFFWIHNTGPLGCLPYNVIYGKKPGNVDKNGCVKAQNEAAMEFNKQLKNKITWLRTQLPFAKFTYVDVYSAKYDLISNAKKLGFVDPFNFCCGSFYGYHINCGKKAIVNGTVYGNPCDHPSNHISWDGIHYSETASMLVSNRILNGSLSDPPVSIQDACHHQTDI, encoded by the exons ATGATAATGGAGGAGCACTGGAAACTGGTTTATGTGATTGGGATTTTGGCTTTAGGATTTGCAGTGAAAAGCAATGCTGATGGTTCAATCTCATGTGGGTTTCCAGCCATATATAACTTTGGGGATTCAAATTCAGACACTGGTGGAATCTCCGCGACCTTAAATGAAATTCTACCACCAAACGGTGAAACCTTCTTTGGACATCCCGCCGGCAGAGCCTCCGATGGCCGACTCATTATAGATTTCATAG CTGAGGGTATTAAGTTACCATATCTTAGTGCATATATGGACTCAATCGGGACAAATTTCAGGCATGGTGCTAATTTTGCAACCGGTGGTTCATCAGTTAGACCACCTGGTTTTAGTCCATTCAATCTTGGGATTCAGATTtcacaattcattcaattcaaagcTCGTACCACTACTCTCTATAATCAGCTCAGCCTCAATA GAAGAATCCCTTTATCCATTAGCAATCTACCAAGGCCTGCAGAATTCTCACAAGCTTTATACACATTTGATATTGGACAAAATGATCTTGGTCATGGTTTCCAAACCATGTCGGAGAAACAAGTTCGAGATTCAATTCCCGATATCGTAGGCGAGTTGTCCAAAGCTATTCAT ATACTATACAAGGAAGGGGCAAGGTTCTTTTGGATACATAATACAGGTCCCCTTGGTTGTTTGCCATATAATGTTATATATGGCAAAAAGCCCGGAAATGTCGACAAAAACGGATGCGTGAAGGCCCAAAATGAGGCAGCCATGGAGTTCAACAAGCAACTTAAAAACAAGATAACATGGTTAAGAACTCAACTTCCTTTTGCCAAATTCACCTATGTTGATGTTTATTCAGCTAAATATGATCTTATTAGCAACGCCAAGAAACTAG GTTTTGTCGatccatttaatttttgctGTGGAAGCTTTTATGGATACCATATAAATTGTGGGAAAAAAGCGATAGTGAATGGCACAGTTTATGGGAACCCATGTGATCATCCATCAAACCACATTAGTTGGGATGGCATACATTACTCTGAGACCGCTAGTATGTTGGTTTCAAATCGCATTCTCAATGGCTCCTTATCTGATCCtcctgtttcaattcaagatgCTTGTCATCATCAAACAgatatatga